The proteins below come from a single Gehongia tenuis genomic window:
- a CDS encoding GtrA family protein produces MDWIKKLWHKWMVEDTDKAIIQLFRYFFVAGLATVVDYGIMVLLKEAVGLHYLVAASISFIAGLLTNFFLSINWIFKTNQNRFKEFISYGVIGIFGLILNNLIMALFTEVFGWFYVLSKLIASMVTFFFNFICRKVLLYRKKGKANNGAVIQEQ; encoded by the coding sequence TTGGATTGGATCAAAAAGCTTTGGCATAAATGGATGGTGGAGGATACGGACAAGGCCATCATTCAGCTTTTCCGGTATTTCTTCGTTGCAGGACTGGCGACGGTGGTGGACTATGGCATCATGGTGCTTTTGAAGGAAGCGGTGGGCCTCCACTATCTGGTGGCGGCGTCCATCAGCTTTATCGCCGGCCTTTTGACCAACTTCTTTCTTAGCATCAACTGGATCTTTAAGACCAACCAGAACCGTTTCAAGGAGTTCATCAGTTATGGCGTGATCGGCATTTTCGGTCTCATTTTAAACAACCTGATCATGGCTCTTTTTACGGAAGTGTTCGGCTGGTTCTATGTGCTCTCCAAGCTCATTGCCAGCATGGTCACCTTCTTCTTTAACTTTATCTGCCGCAAAGTTTTGCTGTATCGCAAGAAGGGGAAGGCAAATAATGGCGCGGTAATCCAGGAACAATAA
- a CDS encoding trans-sulfuration enzyme family protein: MKFDSQVVHGTGKCDPATGSICVPIYQTTTYKHPSLSESCGYDYSRIQNPTRQALEETIAMLEEGTHGFAYTTGLAADMAVFSLLSAGDHAVISDDVYGGTYRMIEKIWSRYKVEFTFVDPGNLDAIEAAMRPNTKLVFVETPTNPTMKVADIAAIAKIAKAHGAYTVVDNTFLTPYLQKPLNLGADIVLHSATKFLGGHHDTMAGLIVVKDPELAEHFKLMVGTEGAGLAPLDSWLILRGIKTLALRMQRHEENTRKVAEWLRNHPRVEKVYYVGFPDHPGYEISSRQASGFGGMLSFTVDSVETVHRVIENVKMIMFAESLGGTETLITYPLTQTHASVPEEARLKLGITDRFMRLSVGIEDVQDIIDDLAQALN; the protein is encoded by the coding sequence ATGAAGTTTGATTCCCAGGTTGTTCACGGTACGGGCAAATGTGATCCTGCCACAGGTTCGATATGTGTTCCCATCTATCAAACCACCACTTATAAGCATCCCAGCCTGTCCGAATCCTGCGGATATGACTATTCAAGAATCCAGAACCCCACCCGCCAGGCGCTGGAGGAGACCATCGCCATGCTAGAGGAGGGAACCCATGGGTTCGCCTACACCACCGGCCTTGCGGCGGATATGGCCGTGTTCTCTCTGCTTTCCGCCGGGGATCATGCCGTTATCTCCGATGACGTGTATGGCGGCACCTACCGCATGATTGAGAAGATCTGGTCCCGCTATAAGGTTGAATTCACCTTTGTGGACCCCGGCAATCTTGATGCCATCGAAGCGGCGATGAGACCCAATACCAAGCTGGTGTTTGTGGAGACGCCCACCAATCCCACCATGAAGGTCGCGGATATCGCGGCCATCGCCAAGATCGCCAAAGCACATGGCGCTTATACGGTTGTGGACAACACCTTTTTGACCCCCTATTTGCAAAAACCCCTGAATCTGGGTGCCGATATTGTACTGCACAGCGCCACCAAGTTCCTGGGCGGACATCATGACACCATGGCCGGGCTCATCGTGGTCAAAGATCCCGAATTGGCCGAGCACTTTAAGCTCATGGTGGGCACCGAGGGTGCGGGCCTTGCGCCTTTGGACAGCTGGCTGATCCTTCGGGGTATAAAGACCTTGGCCCTTCGCATGCAGCGCCACGAGGAGAACACCCGGAAAGTGGCCGAATGGCTGCGGAACCATCCCCGGGTGGAGAAAGTGTACTATGTGGGTTTCCCCGATCATCCCGGCTATGAGATTTCCAGCCGCCAGGCCAGCGGTTTTGGCGGCATGCTTTCCTTCACCGTGGACAGCGTGGAGACGGTGCATCGGGTGATCGAGAATGTGAAGATGATCATGTTTGCGGAAAGCCTCGGCGGAACCGAGACACTGATCACCTATCCCCTGACGCAGACCCATGCTTCCGTGCCTGAGGAGGCCAGGCTGAAGCTGGGCATT